The Armatimonadota bacterium DNA segment CGGGCTCCTAGTGGGGTTAGGCTTTGGCACGCGCGCGGTAGCCTTAGTCTCCTCTATGACCCCCGAGGTCGCTCGATGGAGTATCCTGTTGACACTGTCCGCAGCAAGTTTGCTACTTGCTACACTTTGGCGCCCCTTCGAACCGTATCCCTTGTGGGCGCGTCTTGCCAGCCTACTGGCAATCAGCGGGTGGGTCGCACTGGTAGCAGGATACCCGTTGTGGGGGGGCGGAGAGTCCTACGGTCTCGGATGGACGTTCTCTGTATACCTGGTCATCGCGGGGATAGTGTTTGAGTTCTACCGCCAGGCCAGAAAGCGAACGGCTTGAGCCATGCACGCTCTTGGGGGAACGGACAGTACCTGTCCCCCGCAGGCGTGGCGCCGATAGTCAAAAATCTACCCCTTCAACGCGCCAGCCACCATCGTCTCGTGGATGCGGTCGCGGAACAGCCAGTACACCAGCAGCACAGGTAGCATGACAATGACCAGCCCCGCAAACAGCGCGCCCCAGTCGCTCTGGTACTGCTCTACCATCAGCAGGTTGGCGATGCCCAGTGGCAGAGTACGTCGTTCGTCACTGCTCATGATGACCAGTGCCAGCGGATACTCGTTCCATAGCCCGATAGCGTTGAATACCCCTACCACGATGATGCCCGGCTTCGCCAGTGGCAACATCACTTTCCAGAACGCCCGCGCGTGACCGCAACCGTCGATCAGCGCAGCCTCGAGCATCTCCTGAGGCAGGGTCTGGAAAAATCCCGTGAGCACGAACACCGTGAAGGGCAGGGAGTACGCCACATACACCAGCGTTAAACCGTGCAGAGTATCCAGTAACCCCAGACGCGCCAGCAGCAGGAACAGCGGCACGATGGTGAGGAAGAGGGGGAACATCATCCCACCCAGAAACGCGCCGAACAACCAGTTTGCGCCGCGAAACGGGTAACGGGCGAAGATGTATGCCGCCATCGCACCGACGGGCAGCAGGATCGCCAGAGCTGCCAGCGTCACGATCAGGCTGTTCATGAAGTAGCGCGCGATACCCGCTTCCTGCCACGCTCGTACGAAGTTCTGCCACTGTAGGGTGTGCGGCAGCCCCCAGGGCGCAGTGAATATCTCCGCCCCTGTTTTGAAAGAGGTCATCAGCACCCAGAGCAGGGGCACCACCACAGAGAGCGCAAAGAGCGCCAGACATATATTGATCAGCCATCTATAGAGCGTGCTCACGCTCTGCCCTCCTGCGGGTTGTGGCGAAACAGCGCGAGGATCGCTCCGCTCAACGCCATCACCAGCACGAAGTTCACCACTGCCAGGGCGGTGGCGTAGCCGAATTCACTGTGCTTGAATGCCTGCTCGTATAGATAGGTGAGCATCACTTCGGTAGCGCGATCGGGTCCCCCCTGCGTCATCAGGAACACCAGTGAGAAGATGTTCATCGTGCCTATCGCCATATACACCAGCGCGATGCGCAACACTGCCCACAGCATGGGCAAGGTCACATAGCGCAGTCGGGTTAGCCCCATGGCTCCGTCCAGCGTTGCCGCTTCCATCACATCGGGGGGGATGGTGCGCAGGGCGGCGGCGAACAGCATGATGTAAAACCCCAGTGCGTGCCACACATGCGCCACACCGATAGAAGCCAGCGCGGTGGACCTCTCACCCAGCCACGCAATCGCCCATCGCTCCAGCCCTGCCGCTTTCAAGGTGGCGTTCAGGATACCAAAAGAGGGGTTCAGGATAAACATCCACAGGATGGCGACTACCACCAGTGAAATCACCTGCGGAAACAGGTAGACCGCACGCAAAAAACGCGCCGTGCCCGTCTCGTGCCCGATGGCGTGCGCCAGCGCAATCGCCATCGCCAGGATGACGACACTCGTGCCCACGAACAGCAACAGGTTGTGACGTATCGCCAGCCACACGATGGGGTCCGCAAAAAGCTGGCGAAAGTTCTCCAGCCCGACGAAGGTGCGGTTGGCGGAGATGCCTCGCCAGCGGTATAGCGAGAAGGCAAACGCCTGCACCACCGGCATCACCACAAACAGGGCGTACAGCACGGTTGCCGGTAGCAGAAAACCCGCCATGAACGCTGACCGCGCCTGGGATGTCATCGTGCTTGACCGCGTGTGTCAGTGTGCTTGGGGATGTTCTTGTCCTGGCGAGTGGCTTCGGCGGCTCGCTCCAACCGCTCCACGAACTGCTCCGGCGTGATGTTCCCTGCCAGCAAGGCTGCCGTCGCGTCCTCTACCTCCTTACCCAGCCTGGGGTACCACTGCCGATACTCCACCGACCACACCGTCTTCGCTCGACGGAACACCTCCACCGGCTCTTTCAGGTGTTCCGGGAAGTTCGCCTGGTCGCTGCCACGGATGGACATCAAAGTCCCTTTTTGTTCCACGAACTGCTTCGCCTTCTCCAGCGAGGTCATATACTTATAGAAGTCGATCGCCAGCTCACGGTTCTTGCCTTTGGTGGGCACCATCCACGGCTCGATGCCGATGCCGACAGCAGTGGGGTCGCCCTTGCCCTCGTCCAAGACGGGTGGCAGGAAGAAGCCCATACGGAAGTCTTTAGGCATCACATTGCGCATCTCGGAGTGCAGCCATGTACCGCAGGGTATCATCGCCGCACGTCCGGAGAGAAACTCCATCTGCGCACCCGTATGGTCCATGCCGTTGGCACCTTCCTGGAAGTAACCGCGTCGACGCAGTTCATCCATCATCTGCGCTGCCTTCAGGAAAGCGGGGGATTTCCATGCACCGGGTACCAGGTTCTGTGCGTTGTCGAACGCCTCGATGCCCCCTGCGCTGATGACCCAAGGGATGAGGAAGCCGCTGACCGCATAGGCGGGGTAGATGCCCTGATAGGTGATGGGGGCGATGCCCTTGGCTTTAATCTTCTCGCACAGAGCGAGTAGTTCGCTCCAGGTACGCGGTGGCTTCCAGCCGTTCTTCTCAAACATGTCTTTGTTGTACCACCAGCCCAACATGCTGAAGAAGTAGGGAAGCATGTAGGTCTTGCCCTGATACTGGCACAGCTCCAGCAGAGAAGGCTCGAAGGTATCGCGCCATCTGCCCTCTGTCTTGCCATAGGGTGGGCTGTCCAGGTACTCATCCAGAGGAATCACCTGTCCCTCATACACCAGTGCCCAGTGGTCCATGCCCCATCCGGGATAGGTCAGATCAGGCGGGTTGCCAGCGATGAAACGCGGGCGGAGCTGCTCCCACACGCGCGGGTTGCCCCATACCTTGATTTTGACGCCGGGGTGTGCTTTCTCATACTCGCGAGCTGCCTGTTCGAAGAAGTCGATGCCGTAGCCTCCCTTGAAGCAAGCGACCTCCAGCTCTTTGGTGGCGGTGGGGGATTGTTTCCCACAAGAGACAACCACCACCACAGTCAGCGCAACAGCGATTCCCAGTAGCGCATACTTCGTGCGTTTCATCTTCCCTGTCACTCCTGTGCGGATATATGGTTCAGCACCAGCCGGGTTCAGTGCCCCGGTCATATGGAGCGTCGGCGTGGAACAGGCTGCCGTTCTCCCTAAGACGAGAGAAGGCAAACTGTCTTTGGTAAGATTCGCCAGAGAGGGAAGAGCTTCCTGCGAAAACGGATGAGCGCACGCCGCTGTTGAGAAAGGGGTGTCTTTCACGGGTAATACCTGCAAGGACGGGGTGGTAAACCCCGTCCCTACAGGCTGGAAGCAGGGGTCCCTACTCCTCAGCAAACCGTCCGAAGTTCCTGACCAGAATGCCGAAGTCGAACAGGGTCACTTCTCCGTCGCCGTCGATATCGCCGAAGAAGACATCGAAGAAGCTCAGTCGGACACTGCCATCTCCAAACACCACGTTCTTTTGCACGGCGGGCAACGCGCTGCCGATTCGGAGCACGACGTCGTATCTGCCATTGGGGACGTCCAAATCCGTTTCGAAGTCGCCGTCGTCGTCTATCTGTACGTGCACCATGTCGGCAACATTGCCGTCGCGCGTGCGCAGTTCGAGGATGGCATTGCGTTTGCCCTGAAAATCTGCCAGGTTCACGTGCCCGATGATGCATCGCCTGTACAGGCGGAACGCCAGGTCGTCGGGTTGCTCATCGCAGGCATCTAGAATAGGCTGGGTGAAAGGGGGTGCTTGCGCGGCAGGGCAGAGATTGATCGAGCGGTGTGCCGACCAGCGGAAGTCCTCCACGCCCACGCGCGCACTCTCCTTGTCCGCTTCCGATATCTGGAGCCAGTAATGCTGATCTACCTCCTGCGTAAAAGGCGTTGGCAGAGGGGCGGAGAAGTAGAAGACCCTCTGTTGTTTACAGTCCCATCTGCCAGTGTAACGCAGCACGTCGGGTCTGACGCACGCGCGGTAGACAGGTTCTGGCTCCGGTTCACAGGTTCCCGGTTTGTTACGGTAGATGGCGATATAGTAGCTCCACTGCTTGCTGTATTGCACGCCGGTCAGCAGTACTCCCCACCAGCTCACGCGCACGATAGGACCGGTTCGGGTGCAAATCCAGTCGTCCATCGCGATTTTGTCCAGCGGGCGAGGTATCTCGCAACTGAACACACGCGATTCGTGCGAAGCGAGGGGCCAGGTGTAGGGTTGGTTCCACTTGAAGCTCCAGTACGCTGCAGGAAACTGCGCCCACGCGCTCATCGTCAGGAAGAGCAGCGTTGTCACGGACATCAGGCGTTTCATGGTGTTACCTCCTTTTATGTTGGGGCTATTGCCCTCACCCCCCTGTCCCTCTCCCGGAACGGGAGAGGGGTACAGGAGGTGGGGGAATGGGTTAATCGTCCCCGATCGCGCCGAAGTTGCGCACGAGAATGCCGAAGTCAAACAGCGTGACCTCGTCATCCCCGTCCAGGTCGGCGTTGGGGTTCCAGTTGCTATCGCCCAGCATCGAGCCAAAAGCCGCGACCAGTGCACCGAAGTCGAACAGGGTGACCTCGTTATCTCCGTCCACGTCACCGTTGACCAGGCTGAAGTTCACCGTCACGTTGGTGGTGATGGAGATACTGCCCCTTGTTTGCCTCAGCCAGTGCGATGCTTTCGCAGCCACATCGAACGTGCCGCTCAGCGCGGTGTCGAAGGAGTACTGACTACTGCCGTCTAGCGTCACCACGTGTGTCTCCAGCGCGGAAGTGCTACCCGGGTTGCGGATTTCGATGGATACCGACTGCGTCGTGGGGTCACCGCCGAAGTCCTGCAGGTCTACGGTTCCTGCCACCCGGCGGGTATTGGCAGAGACGTTGAGCGTGCCCGTACCGCTACCGGCATGAAGCGGGTCGTCTCCAGCGAAGTCCACCCGAATAGTATGTGCTCCTAACGACGCACCTGCAGGGATGGTGTAGTTGAGGCTGGCGACGCCGCTGGAGTTGGTCACCGCGCTGCCGACGGACGAGCCATCTACCCGGAAAACGAGGGTGCGTCCGCCGATTAACGCGCCATCGTGTGCGCGCTTGAGGGTAGCGCTGAGCACTACCGTGTCGCCCCGACGTCCGCTGGTGTTTGCCACATCCACGGTGGTGTTCGCGTAGCGACGGAAGACCGCTCCATCGGAGGAGGCATGGTACTCCGAGTCTCCGCCGAAGGATGCACTCATGGAACGGTCGCCCAGTGCACCAGATGTCACCGTCCACGAGCGCGTGGCAACGCCAGAAGCGTTCGTGTTCGCCGCGCCCGCGTTCGTGCCGTCCACGTTGAAGCTCACCGATTTACCGCTCAGCAGTGCCCCGTCCGACACGCGACGCAGGGTAGCTCTCAGTGTGGCGGACTGCCCGATGGTGCCCGAAGCGTTGTCCAGCTCCAGCATGGTGGTGTATTTGGTGGCGACCGTATAAGCCGGGCTGTAGTCCCAGGTTCCTGCCAAATCGCTCACCGCGAACTGGATTCTGTTGGCAGACGCGCTCTGCTGGTTGAAAGGCACATCGCTGGCGGTGATGGTTTGGAAGGCTGTGGTGCCATCGGAGCCAGTCACGCTGCCCAGGAACCAGCTGCTCCAGGTGGTGCCTCCGTCGGTGGAGTAGCGGTACCATCCTCCGTTGGAGATGTTCAATCCGGACAGCACATCCCGCGCCTGTACGGTGCAGGTAGGCGTCAAGCCGGCACTGCCCACGCCGGTGACGGTGAAGTTCTGCCAGTCCTGCGGGGCGGTGAGGTCTATCTTCACCACCTGCCAGCCGCTGTCGCTGTAGTTACCCGCACGGTCGTAGGCACGGAAATAGACCTGGTTCTGGCCGCTACCGCCTTCCTGATTGAAGGGCACGCTGGCGGCGTTAATCCACTCCAGCGCGGTGCTGCCGTTGGAGGCAGTGGTACCACAGGCGAACGGTCCCTGCGTGCCTGTGCCCGAGGTCCAGTACCAGTAATACAGTGCACTGGTATTCAAGCCGGAGAGGGTATCCTGCACCTTGATCCAGCACGAGGGCGTGGCGCTGCTCGTCCAGTCGGGCCAGAAGCTCTGCCAGTTGGCAGGGGCTGTGCCGTCTACGATAATCGTATTCGTCACCGTGGCCGTGCCTCCGTTGATGGAACGCACGCGGTAGCGTACACTCTTGCTGCCTTCGGAGGTGCCGCGCAGGTTCCACACCAGCCGGCGCCAGTAGCCTGCAGGGATGTTGCCCTGGTTCATGCCAGAGGTGCCCGAAAAGGTGAAGCTCTCTTCGGCGCCGTCGGGTGCGTAGCGCACGTAGGTCATGTTGTTGAGGCTGATGCCGGAGGTGAGCAGAGAGATGTCCCCGTACACTCCGGACGCCACAAAGGAGTCGGCACGCGCCCAGCCGGTCACGTCGAAGTTCACATTTGGCTTCACTGCCACAGGCGTCTGGAAGACCTGTGTGATGTTGGGGTTGACCGGTCCGTACACCACACGCACCGCCACTGACCATGCCTGCGAGGAACCTTCGTTCTGGGCGTAGGTGTATACCTTGATGCGGTAGTCGCCTGCGGTAGCGTTATACACCGTGATGACCTCTACATTGTCTCTGGCGGAAAGAGACCACCACTCGCCGCTGGCTCCGCCAGAGAACGGCGCCCTGTCGAGATAGAGGTCCAGGTCATTCTTGAGCGCGATGCTTCCGCCAGAGGGAGCCGGAGCATCGGGATACACCAGCACCACGCGCAGCATGGAGGCGTTCTGTGGCAGGTTGAAGTCCACCGTGCGCAGGTCGCCCGTTCCACCGTTGCCCCACCACAAGGTGTACCACCAGCCGTCCGTGTTGTAGTGGGAGAGGAAAGCATCCACCTTGCCTCGTCCTTGATTGGCGGAGGAGTCCCCGAGATTGATAGTGTTGGCAAGGATGACCGCTTTGGTCGCCCAGGCGGGGAAGTTGTAGCGACCTATCATCCCCGCCACCAGCCCAGCCACATGAGGAGCCGCCATCGAGGTGCCGCTCCAACCGTAGGCGTAGCCTGAGCTGTTAGTGTTGCTCAGCGAGTCGATCCACGAGCCGGGCGCCACCACATCGGGCTTCACGCGACTGTCGCCTGTGGGACCACGTGAGGAGTAGTCGGTCACCTGGTCTAGGTATCCGATAGCGTCATCATATATGGCACCCACAGTGAAGGCTCCTTTTGCCACGCCGGGGCTGCCGATGGTGCTTCCACCCGGTCCATCGTTTCCAGCGGAAATCACCGGCACGATGTTCTGCTGGAAAATCTCGTCCACCTTGCGAGACAGGGCGTCCGTACCGACCAGGTTGGTACCGCTGGAGCCGCCGCTGAAATTAAACACCTGGCGGCTGTACCTTGCCTCGCGCCCCTGCATGTCCAGCAGCCCCTCATACACCGAGTTGCCCTCCGAGACGCCTCTTCCATCAGCGGCGCGACGGAACACCTTGCTGATGAGCAGGTCATAACCGTCTACATTCGTATCGCGCAGACCCTGTGCCGTGCCGCGATAGCGCGCCTGAATGTTGCCTTCGCCCATAAAGGTGCCCGTGACGTGTGTGCCGTGACCGTGCACATCATCCCACCAGTTGGCTTCGGTCGTGCGGTTGTAACCCGCCGTGCCTCCCCAGATGTTGTTCAGGTCCCAGTGGAAGCTCAGTCCAGTGTCCATCACACCCACCTTGATGGAACGCCCACCTTCAGGACGACCATCGTGCTGGTAATACCACAAGAGGTCGGCGTTGATGGACGCCTGCGACTCGGTGTGCATCGTGTGTGACTGACGTATCGGCTCCACAAAGAGCACCGCGTCCATGTCTAACAAGCGGTTGACCGTAGAGGCATCCGCCACTATCGCGAACACACCCAGCGAGGGGTCGTACACACCCGTCTCCGCCGCCATGCTCTCGATAGCTGCCTTCGCGCCTTCATCCGCACCGAACAGGTTCACATACAGCCCGATGCGCTCCCCTGTCCCGTCGCCCATGAAGTAGAGCAACTCGGGGTCTAACTTCTGCACCGGGTTGGGTTGTCCCACCCAGCGCACCTGCGGATGAGAAGCCACTGCGTTCAGCGCATCCACCGGTATGCGCGCCTGATAGGCACTGTAGGGGTAGAAGCCGAGCAGCTCCACCCCGCGCTCCTGAAGCCATGTCTGCAAGCCCTCGTTCAGCCTGCCGTTCAGCAGGATGAGCGCATACACCGCAGGTTTGGTGCCGGAGGCTTGTGCGGAGAGTTGTGCTGCCCGCTGTTGCGCCAGCCGCGCCAGTGCAGGCTGCAGCTTTTCGCCTGGCGGGGGGATATACTCTCCGCTGAGGAACGCCAGTGCGACCTTCTCGCCCTTGGTGCCGAAGGGGAGCGGGAAGCGACCAGCGTCCACCACGCCCTCATTGCCCAGAGCCCGTCCTTCCTGCAGGTACTGGGGTCCCACAGGCAGTTGCTGATTCGCCAGCTCGGGTCGGGTGTGCGCTACGGAAGACTCGTACTGCATAGGGGGTGTCGCTCCGGGAGCTGCCAGCAGAAGGTCTAAGGGGCTGCTCGGGAGGAGCAGGAAAGGTGCCCCGGAAGCGGGGAGGGGTTTGCGTGCCTGCTGTGCCGGTGCAAGCGGTGCCAGAGCAGTGACGAGCAGCATCGCTATCGCCCACACGGCAGGCAAATGCCTGATAGGGTTCGGTCTCATCGAGATACCTCCGTTTTTTCAGGGCGTACCTGCCGCTCTGTCCGGCACCGGCAAAAACAGCGTGGTTTGCCCTGTCGCCTCGTGGCTGTTTTCTCGTACAAAAATTTGGCGTAGCTCATTATAACACATTCCCGATACAAAAGCGCGTATTGGAGCGGGGGAATCCAGTTTTTTTAGAAAAAATAGAAGGAGTGGCTCAGCGGGGGGATGGCAGGGATCATGCGTGACAGACTATTACCTTCTCACCTGTTGTGCTCGGACTGCGTCGCCAAAAGCCCAACCGCAAAGCACCCCGAACCAGAGCAGATTCGGTGCGAACAGAACGACCTGCTCCCGACCGGGCACATAGCTGAGCAGGAAGCCCAGCGTCAACCCCACGACCACGCCTACCGCCCGGTTCAGCGTGCGATGGAAAGCGTTCTGGGTAGATGCTATCAGCAGGTACAGGAACGCCGCCGCGTAGAAGGCGAACAGCCCCAGAACTCCCAGCAATCCCGCCACTGCCAGACGAGCCTGCGGCACCCCCTGCCGATGGGGCCACCACACGACCTGCGCTATCGGCTCCACCGCTCCACCTAACGCCATCAGTGCACCCGAAAGCATTCCCGCCGTCAGCATCAACAGCACCAGCGCCATACTCCACCGGCTGATAAAGCCGATTCCCTGAAACACGCCGTCCGTCTCTAACCCCAGATACCAGGGAGCCAGCACCAGCATCGCCACCACCGCCCAGCCCAGCACCAGCCCGTAGCGTGCCCACAGGATACCGGCGGGAGAGGCGTATGGGGGTTGCGTGCCGGCGAAATACTGTTGACGCAGTAACGCATCTAGCTTGGACTGTGCGCTGGCGGAACGCGGGTTACACTGCAAGGCGCAGGTGAACATGGCGATGGCTTCTTCGATGCGTCGTTCCTGTCGATAGACATCGCCCAGAATCTCGTACGCTTGCGCGTTGTGACGCTGCAGGCGCAGTACCTTTTTCGCCAGCGAGGCGGCTTCGCGCAGGTTGCCGCGTGCGTACGAAAGCATCGCCTGCTGGAGCAGCTGCTGCGCCTCAATCTCTGCACTGCGGGCAGAGGCGTACGCCGATGAAGAACCGGATGGGCGTTGCTGACGCTCGCGCGAATGTGTGGTCGGGCGTGAGCGAGGCGGTGGAGTAGTACCCGCGCCGCCTGTGCCCGTTCGTGCCTGCTGGGCGCTGCGACGCATCAGGTCATAGTCCGCTCGCAGGGAGGGACTGGACAACACCCGATACGCCTCGGTAATCTCCTTGAAGCGGTGCTCTGCGTCTGGCGAGCGGTTCACGTCCGGGTGGTATTTGCGGGCGAGCTCGCGGAACCGACGGCGGATCTGCTCCTCGGTGGCATGAGGGGGAACCCCCAGCACCTCATAGTAGTCTCTATCGGGCATCCGCAACATGCTTATTCTCCCAGAAGCGCGCCTCCACCACCGGCGTATCCCTGCCAAAAGCCGATAATCATGCTGGCAATCCACAGGGCAATCAGCAGGTACACGCCGACGCTCAGCACAATCACCGCCTGACCGCTTTTCACATCGGTTTCCTGTTCATAATATTCGGCAACTTTGTCCATCATGGCATCCACGTTGCCTGTGCTCTCGCCCGTGTGCAGCATATCCAGCACCAGCGGTGGCATCACGCCCGTGCGGCGGAAGGCTTCCGAGATGGGTTGTCCGTTCTCAACGTCCACAATAGCCCCGCGCAGGCGTTTGTTCAGGTAGTAGTTGTCGGCGGCAAGGGCGGAAATCGCTATCGCCCGGGGCAGGGACACGCCTGCCGCATACAGCGCCGCCATCGCCCGGCTGAAGCGTGCCATCGCCAGCTGGCGCACCAGCCCCCCGATGCCCGGTATCATCAGCTTCAGCGAGTCATACGCCTCTCGAAGCGGCTCTATTTGCAACAGGATGCGTACCGCAGCCACCACAGCCAGCACCGCCAGCAGAATCGGTCCTGCCCAGCCCACGGTCTCCCGCAAATAAGGTATCAGCCCGCCCCCCACGACCAGTATCGGCACTTTGGGGATAAAGATGCCCGCTACCAGCAACACTTTAGGGTAGAAGGTGCCTGCGCGGATTTTGAGGCGCAGCTTATAGTCGCGCTCCAGATAGTCGGCGAGGCGTTCCAGCATGTTCTCTAAGAGACCTCCCTCTTCGCCCGCCTGAATCAGCGCGAGCTGCAGCTCGTCAAAGATGTGGGGATGGCGGCTCATGGCTCTGGACAGTGGTTTGCCCTGCAGGAGGTCATTGACCACCGCCTGCACCACCCGTCGCAAGCGCGGTTTGCCCGTGTTCTCCGCCACCGAAAGCAATGCGCGATGGATCGGAATGCCCGCCCGCACCGCCGTTGCCAGCTGGCGATAGAAGATGGCGAGGTCGCGCACCGAGACGCCTGAGTAGACGGGGTACACTACCTTCTGCATCACCATCTGCTCCGCCTGCTGTGCGTTCATTGTTCGCTCGGGGCGCACATCCAGCAACAACAATCCCATCTCGCGCACGATTCCGGCGGCGCGGCGGGTGTCCTCCGCCTCCACCAGACCGGTGACCGTACTTCCCTGCTGATTCTTTGCGGTGTACCGATACACAGGCATGGCTTTTCACCCCTAGGGCGTCTTGAAGAACTCGTCCACAAAGCGGAACATACCGTGAAAGTAGGTATACACCATCCCTATCAGCGCTGCGCCGCCCAGAACCAGCATGCCCAGACAGCCCAGCCGAATCAGTGCGAAGGATGCCCGCTGGTAACGCTCGCGCAGGGTCTCCTCGTGGTAACCTGCCGCGCGATCCAGCATCCCGGCGAGTTCACCGCTTTGCTGCCCCGCCGCCATGAGGCTAATGGTCTCCCAGTCAAATAGTCCTGTGGCTTGCAGGGCACGGTCTATGCCCTGACCGTTGCGAATCACCGGCAGCGCCTCTATCAGCTTCTCCCGCACGAACACGTTCCCTGCCGATGGCGCCGCCGCTTCCCACGCGCTGATGGCGGGAACTCCCGCAGCGAACATACGGTGCAGGGTACGCAGGAAGGCAGCCAGCGCACGCTGTCGGTTGAGCGCACCGAACACCGGCAGGCGCATCACCACGGCGTCTTTCCAGCGACGGTTCGCCGGAAGGTCTAAAAACCACCACGCCGCCCATACCAGAGCCGCCAGCAGCAGGAAAGCGGGCAAGGAGCGGGTCAGCAGCAGTTGCACATACCGCCCGTAGAACAGCGCAGCATCCCCCCGCGCCATACCGTAGTAGAAGGCAGGGAAGAGGGGTAACACCAGCATCAACATGCCGATGCCGTTGAGTATCAGCAGGCGCGGTATCCACAGTTTGCGCCACAGGGCGTGCTCCTGCTCGTAGTGAGTGGCGATTTCATCGCAGATAACGTCCAGTGAGCCTCCCAGTTCTCCCGCTCGAAACATGCCCACCACATGCGGTGCAAACAGGCGAGGGAACATTTCCATCGCCTGCGAGAGGGGCTGACCCAGATGGGCGTTCGCCAGCATCGCACGCGCCGCCGCCTGCAGGGATTCGGGCATGGAAGGCTGGTTGGAAATCTGCGTGAGCGCGCTGACGGGGTTATTGCCCGCCCGAAGCAGCGACGCCAGCTGTCGGAAGAAGACGGCACGCGCGAGCAGGCTGGCGGTAGCACGTTCGGCACGACGGTCGGTGCGCTGAGGGGGGGCTTGCGTCTGCGCCGGCGTGTCGGTGGCAGAAACAATGCGCTTGACCACAAACCCGCGCGACTGCAGCAGGCTCTGCAAACTCTGTTCATCGCTTGCTTGCAGAGTGCCTACTACCGGTCGCCCGGTGGTTTCGTCCACCGCCTCAAAGCGATAGGTCGGCATCGTGAATCTTCCACACCTTCTGCGCCCGTACTTCCGGTTGTTCCAGCAGGCGACGAATCGGCGTGCCGTCGGGCAGAGTGAGCTCCGGCGCGATTTCCAGCAGAGGTATCAGCACAAAGGCACGCTCGTGCATGCGCGGATG contains these protein-coding regions:
- a CDS encoding sugar ABC transporter permease, which produces MSTLYRWLINICLALFALSVVVPLLWVLMTSFKTGAEIFTAPWGLPHTLQWQNFVRAWQEAGIARYFMNSLIVTLAALAILLPVGAMAAYIFARYPFRGANWLFGAFLGGMMFPLFLTIVPLFLLLARLGLLDTLHGLTLVYVAYSLPFTVFVLTGFFQTLPQEMLEAALIDGCGHARAFWKVMLPLAKPGIIVVGVFNAIGLWNEYPLALVIMSSDERRTLPLGIANLLMVEQYQSDWGALFAGLVIVMLPVLLVYWLFRDRIHETMVAGALKG
- a CDS encoding sugar ABC transporter permease codes for the protein MTSQARSAFMAGFLLPATVLYALFVVMPVVQAFAFSLYRWRGISANRTFVGLENFRQLFADPIVWLAIRHNLLLFVGTSVVILAMAIALAHAIGHETGTARFLRAVYLFPQVISLVVVAILWMFILNPSFGILNATLKAAGLERWAIAWLGERSTALASIGVAHVWHALGFYIMLFAAALRTIPPDVMEAATLDGAMGLTRLRYVTLPMLWAVLRIALVYMAIGTMNIFSLVFLMTQGGPDRATEVMLTYLYEQAFKHSEFGYATALAVVNFVLVMALSGAILALFRHNPQEGRA
- the epsF gene encoding type II secretion system protein F; translated protein: MPVYRYTAKNQQGSTVTGLVEAEDTRRAAGIVREMGLLLLDVRPERTMNAQQAEQMVMQKVVYPVYSGVSVRDLAIFYRQLATAVRAGIPIHRALLSVAENTGKPRLRRVVQAVVNDLLQGKPLSRAMSRHPHIFDELQLALIQAGEEGGLLENMLERLADYLERDYKLRLKIRAGTFYPKVLLVAGIFIPKVPILVVGGGLIPYLRETVGWAGPILLAVLAVVAAVRILLQIEPLREAYDSLKLMIPGIGGLVRQLAMARFSRAMAALYAAGVSLPRAIAISALAADNYYLNKRLRGAIVDVENGQPISEAFRRTGVMPPLVLDMLHTGESTGNVDAMMDKVAEYYEQETDVKSGQAVIVLSVGVYLLIALWIASMIIGFWQGYAGGGGALLGE
- a CDS encoding phytochrome sensor protein; protein product: MPTYRFEAVDETTGRPVVGTLQASDEQSLQSLLQSRGFVVKRIVSATDTPAQTQAPPQRTDRRAERATASLLARAVFFRQLASLLRAGNNPVSALTQISNQPSMPESLQAAARAMLANAHLGQPLSQAMEMFPRLFAPHVVGMFRAGELGGSLDVICDEIATHYEQEHALWRKLWIPRLLILNGIGMLMLVLPLFPAFYYGMARGDAALFYGRYVQLLLTRSLPAFLLLAALVWAAWWFLDLPANRRWKDAVVMRLPVFGALNRQRALAAFLRTLHRMFAAGVPAISAWEAAAPSAGNVFVREKLIEALPVIRNGQGIDRALQATGLFDWETISLMAAGQQSGELAGMLDRAAGYHEETLRERYQRASFALIRLGCLGMLVLGGAALIGMVYTYFHGMFRFVDEFFKTP